In Helicoverpa zea isolate HzStark_Cry1AcR chromosome 3, ilHelZeax1.1, whole genome shotgun sequence, the following proteins share a genomic window:
- the LOC124646026 gene encoding radial spoke head 10 homolog B-like, producing the protein MFYVDSQRTVTRRDSSLILGRKPGQESDFEIWSTLQGQSSGPLISESVGSVVVRPRGSVRKELITMMFESMLDSIVDSWETIQPPKREDSPLELGKTPSDITFSGKKKKTLSKSSKSKRSRSKDLGNDSQTVWWSCPDEKAIIRFRNGNVYEGNISSKCMHGEGRFQWKDGTVYLGNFKDNEMHGKGTIHWKNDTWYEGEFAGNLRHGKGLYVDSRTQRSYTGGWHYGTKHGEGVIYYSRNFKNSYDGQWIHNERYGYGSREYCDSSGYKGDWERNVRQGKGLMIWPNHDFYRGEWQNGVMSGYGIYIWEACYNNTLALPSISAYRGMWEKGQRNGYGVLNLGLGLGSHYKGEFKKNKKHGVGKFVTNNGFILQDKNLFVDDNLGPVMSFSTRFSQESRRTITANNEPYQFEICDDTVGLIYHIDQALKNIDKQAEIRTNIINEFLENNKHIEKEMSQMAGKEELPSEEAIKLENFDDLIMFEESSLHKSLRCYETDLLNIYYKYATICNTEEIGFTPVLTRLFLWQLYYDCNVHERGLTLVEIDRLYHQNPEWLARNPHNPFEKIYFWQFLHSLISVASKLYAKREMPDTKPDTILASAFRTFMELDVLPGSCRQIGKSRLVNGYGKFVPLKATYQLYRTLGEPHTVRTFLCAVRRPPHCTDHPQPSLIELPDICLPLGRNVYIFGDELTFVVDDNEIPDPFEIDDDIENLRLFNFGNLSCRTIIKIFAKIFPMLCESDKIMNLDIEITFFEFFEAFVACAEESIRIKDEELKWRDKFTMNNETVAPPSTPAGHVARSK; encoded by the exons ATGTTTTACGTAGATTCTCAACGGACGGTCACACGTCGTGACAGTTCGTTGATTCTCGGCAGGAAACCTGGACAAGAATCGGATTTTGAAATATGGTCTACTTTACAAGGCCAATCTTCTGGGCCACTCATCAGCGAGTCTGTAGGTTCCGTAGTTGTGCGGCCTAGGGGCTCTGTCAGAAAGGAATTGATAACAATGATGTTTGAATCCATGTTAGACAGCATCGTAGATTCATGGGAAACTATTCAGCCACCTAAAAGAGAGGATAGCCCCCTAGAATTGGGAAAGACGCCAAGTGATATAACATTTTCGGGAAAGAAGAAAAAGACTTTGT CAAAATCTTCCAAATCAAAACGCAGTCGCTCAAAAGATTTAGGG AATGATTCTCAAACTGTTTGGTGGTCATGCCCAGATGAAAAGGCTATAATAAGATTTCGAAACGGGAACGTTTATGAAGGAAACATTTCTTCGAAATGCATGCATGGCGAAGGTCGGTTCCAATGGAAAGACGGAACGGTGTATCTT gGCAATTTTAAAGATAACGAAATGCATGGTAAAGGAACGATTCACTGGAAAAATGATACGTGGTATGAGGGCGAGTTTGCCGGTAACTTACGTCATGGCAAAGGACTATATGTGGACTCGCGCACTCAACGTTCCTATACGGGCGGCTGGCATTACGGAACGAAACACGGAGAGGGCGTCATATATTACTCaagaaattttaaaaattcCTACGATGGCCAATGGATTCAT aatGAACGATACGGGTATGGATCTCGAGAATACTGCGATTCAAGTGGGTACAAAGGAGACTGGGAAAGAAATGTGAGACAAGGAAAAGGACTTATGATATGGCCGAATCACGAC TTCTACCGAGGCGAGTGGCAGAATGGTGTTATGTCTGGTTATGGTATTTACATCTGGGAAGCATGTTACAATAACACTCTGGCACTACCATCCATAAGTGCATATCGTGGTATGTGGGAAAAGGGTCAGCGAAATGGTTATGGTGTGTTAAATTTGGGACTTGGCTTAGGCTCTCACTACAAGGGAGAgtttaagaaaaataagaaacatgGCGTAGGAAAATTTGTAACAAACAATGGATTCATTCTCCAAGATAAGAATCTTTTTGTTGATGATAATTTGGGACCCGTAATGTCCTTTTCGACCAGATTCTCCCAAGAATCTAGGCGAACTATAACTGCTAATAATGAACCTTATCAATTTGAGATTTGCGACGATACTGTGGGACTTATTTACCACATTGACCAAGCGCTTAAAAATATAGACAAACAGGCTGAAATAAGAACAAATATCATCAACGAATTCTTGGAGAATAATAAACACATAGAAAAAGAGATGTCTCAAATGGCCGGTAAAGAGGAGCTTCCGTCAGAAGAAGCTATTAAACTGGAGAACTTCGACGACTTGATCATGTTTGAAGAAAGTTCATTACACAAGTCTCTGAGGTGTTATGAGACTGACTTGCTGAATATATACTACAAATATGCTACCATATGCAACACCGAAGAAATAGGATTCACTCCTGTACTGACACGCTTGTTCCTCTGGCAATTGTATTACGACTGCAATGTTCACGAGCGAGGCCTAACACTTGTTGAAATTGATAGATTATACCATCAGAATCCCGAATGGCTGGCAAGGAATCCACATAACCCatttgagaaaatatatttttggcagTTTTTACATAGCCTCATATCTGTTGCCAGCAAATTATATGCAAAGAGAGAAATGCCTGACACAAAGCCTGATACAATCCTCGCAAGTGCTTTTAGAACTTTCATGGAATTGGACGTGTTACCAGGATCATGTCGACAAATAGGCAAAA gtcGTTTGGTGAATGGTTATGGGAAATTTGTGCCTTTGAAAGCAACTTATCAATTGTACCGAACCCTGGGTGAGCCTCACACCGTGCGCACTTTCCTCTGTGCCGTACGACGTCCGCCACACTGCACGGACCATCCCCAACCCAGCCTCATCGAACTGCCAGACATATGCCTTCCACTTGGCCGTAACGTTTATATCTTTGGAGACGAATTAACTTTCGTTGTTG ACGATAATGAAATCCCCGATCCCTTTGAAATAGATGATGACATTGAAAACTTACGACTCTTCAACTTTGGGAACTTGTCATGCAGGaccataattaaaatatttgctaaaaTTTTTCCGATGCTCTGTGAATctgataaaattatgaatttagatatagaaattacttttttcgAATTTTTTGAAGCCTTTGTAGCATGTGCCGAAGAAAGTATTCGCATTAAAGATGAAGAATTAAAGTGGCGAGATAAATTTACTATGAACAATGAAACTGTGGCGCCACCAAGCACCCCCGCGGGTCATGTGGCAAGATCTAAGTAG
- the LOC124646025 gene encoding uncharacterized protein LOC124646025: MRAKNPIAKKPQQILFSKNIYGPKTKVENWDFAIHAEKKDNYVYRDQLSNQVSTYNRWGTEDQGTGMTETRHMLAQIFTKTDPIYSFKPLVNFTSYPCTDTPGRNKLMKNADLAQLPADFGVMDYLSTHQDDYRNPYPSVTKPLTMSSPPWLLNRIIRSDLTHNHGTAPPRGDYQCLDTHTPIGHIRQMRLFRCQSFDPATCLQSFPALTKSLAGNDTQN, from the exons ATGAGGGCTAAGAATCCAATTGCTAAAAAGCcacaacaaatattattttccaaGAATATATATGGACCTAAAACAAAAGTAGAAAACTGGGACTTCGCTATACATgcagaaaaaaaagataattatgTTTATCGCGACCAGCTGAGTAACCAAGTCAGCACTTACAACCGTTGGGGGACTGAAGACCAGGGTACGGGCATGACTGAAACCCGCCATATGCTAGCCCAGATATTCACCAAGACTGATCCGATATATTCGTTCAAACCACTGGTTAATTTCACATCTTATCCATGCACGGA CACTCCaggaagaaataaattaatgaagaaTGCTGATTTAGCCCAACTTCCAGCAGATTTTGGAGTTATGGATTACCTTTCTACCCATCAAGATGATTATAGGAACCCATACCCTTCTGTTACCAAAccg CTAACTATGTCGTCACCGCCGTGGCTTCTTAATCGTATCATTCGTTCGGATCTCACACATAACCACGGCACTGCACCACCGCGGGGCGACTACCAGTGCCTTGATACTCACACGCCCATCGGACACATTCGTCAAATGAGACTATTCCGCTGTCAGTCCTTTGATCCCGCAACTTGCCTTCAGAGCTTCCCAGCATTAACGAAATCGTTAGCTGGTAATGATACTCAAAATTAG
- the LOC124646023 gene encoding neuroguidin, whose product MVQATDEMEQPDLPQAVKLLKEMNTNVQQVSQLVDNMLVRVKSGELSTDKGLSFLEMKYQMLLSYLINLTYIVLRKCSGERIESDPSIDRLIEIRTVLEKIRPIDSKLKYQIDKLVKTAVIGGTTEDDPQSYHANPSNLVSKINDSAEESSESSDEGEDKKDKVSKSNIYVPPKLAAVHFDENTSRIDSEKKNKEKSKKQFLNSSIMRELREEYSEAPLEVATGNHVKQSISKYEQEKTEYEENYLTRLPVTKAEKNRRKKLSTVGMIADEITGTSSNRLSRKHKMKSKKGKGFKRRRTQ is encoded by the exons ATGGTGCAG GCTACAGACGAAATGGAGCAACCAGATCTTCCACAAGCTGTTAAATTGCTCAAGGAAATGAATACTAACGTCCAGCAAGTGTCACAGCTTGTAGACAACATGCTGGTCAGAGTTAAAAGTGGAGAACTGTCCACAGATAAAGGACTTAGCTTCTTGGAAATGAAGTATCAAATGCTTcttagttatttaataaatctgACCTATATAGTATTAAGAAAATGCTCTGGGGAAAGAATAGAATCAGATCCATCAATTGATCGGCTAATTGAGATAAGAACGGTTCTTGAAAAAATTAGACCCATTGATTCAAAATTGAAGTACCAAATTGACAAACTTGTTAAAACTGCTGTTATTGGTGGCACAACTGAAGATGATCCCCAATCATATCATGCTAACCCTTCCAATttagtaagtaaaataaatgattctgCCGAGGAGTCTAGTGAATCTTCAGATGAAGGCGAGGACAAAAAAGATAAGGTcagtaaatcaaatatttatgtgCCACCTAAATTAGCTGCTGTGCACTTTGATGAAAATACTTCAAGAATTGACagtgaaaagaaaaacaaagaaaagtcTAAGAAGCAATTCCTGAACTCAAGTATTATGCGTGAACTTAGAGAGGAATATTCTGAAGCTCCACTAGAAGTTGCCACAGGAAATCACGTCAAGCAGTCCATATCTAAATATGAGCAGGAGAAAACTGAATATGAAGAAAATTACCTCACTCGTTTGCCTGTTACAAAAGCAGAGAAAAATCGAAGGAAAAAGTTATCTACAGTAGGAATGATAGCTGATGAAATCACAGGCACAAGTAGCAATCGGTTGTCAAGGAAACACAAGATGAAATCTAAGAAAGGTAAAGGTTTTAAAAGAAGGCGTACCCAATGA
- the LOC124646182 gene encoding transmembrane 9 superfamily member 4 yields the protein MLSVLKHCFLLSSLIHFSNGFYVPGVAPVEFKKGQRIEVKAVKMTSIHTQLPYEYYSLPLCLPKNGTFVYKSENLGEVLRGDRIVNTPYEVHMAENIKCRLLCHHKNNPINWSVEESEKVASRIEHEYFVHLLVDNLPVATRITNSDTSERSIEQGYRLGFMSKGKAYINNHLKLLLKYHKHSQDSYRVVGFEVETVSVDKDDLTFVDDSCQFPNDPSPQLVNEDTGTKLYFTYSVEWGESDISWASRWDIYLGMKDVQIHWFSIVNSIVVLFFLSGILTMIMVRTLRRDIARYNSDESIDDMMEETGWKLVHGDVFRPPPKRMLFAAVIGSGIQVFLMALITIFIAMLGMLSPASRGALMTAAIFLYVFMGLIAGYYSARLYNTMKGKQWKQAAFLTATLYPAIVFGTCFFLNFFIMGKHSSGAVPFSTMMALLCLWFCISLPLVYLGYYFGCRKQPFQHPVRTNFIPRKVPEQVWYMNIFICILMAGILPFGAVFIELFFIFNALWENQFYYLFGFLFLVFCILVVSVSQISIVMVYFQLCGEDYHWWWKSFIVSGGSAVYILIYSIFYFFTKLEITEFIPTLLYIGYTGLMVLTFWLLTGTIGFFAAYTFIRKIYAAVKID from the exons atgttaTCG GTCCTCAAACATTGCTTTTTACTTAGTAGCTTGATTCACTTTAGTAATGGATTCTACGTACCCGGGGTGGCTCCGGTGGAATTTAAAAAAGGTCAGAGGATTGAAGTTAAAGCTGTTAAAATGACCAGTATACACACCCAACTTCCATATGAATATTATTCCTTACCTCTATGTTTACCCAAGAATGGAACATTTGTATACAAATCAGAAAATTTAGGCGAAGTATTACGTGGAGACCGCATAGTAAATACGCCGTATGAAGTCCATATGGCAGAGAATATAAAATGCAGGCTTCTGTGTCATCATAAAAATAATCCCATAAACTGGAGTGTAGAGGAATCTGAAAAAGTTGCTAGTCGCATTGAACATGAATATTTTGTGCATTT GCTAGTGGATAATTTACCGGTGGCTACCAGAATCACTAACAGTGATACTTCCGAAAGAAGCATAGAACAAGGATATCGCCTTGGTTTTATGTCTAAAGGCAAAGCCTACATCAATAATCATTTGAAGCTATTGCTCAAATATCATAAGCATAGCCA GGACTCTTACAGAGTTGTTGGATTTGAAGTGGAGACTGTTTCTGTGGATAAAGATGATCTCACCTTTGTTGATGATTCATGCCAGTTCCCAAATGACCCGAGTCCTCAACTTGTCAATGAAGACACTGGCACaaagttatattttacatattctgTAGAGTGGGGAGAGTCTGACATAAGCTGGGCTTCCCGTTGGGATATTTATTTAGGCATGAAAGATGTACAAATACATTGGTTTTCTATTGTGAATTCTATTGTAGTGTTGTTTTTCTTATCag GTATTTTGACCATGATAATGGTGCGCACATTAAGAAGAGATATAGCTCGTTATAATTCTGACGAGAGTATTGATGACATGATGGAAGAGACTGGCTGGAAATTGGTTCATGGTGATGTGTTTCGACCTCCACCTAAAAGAATGTTATTTGCTGCTGTAATTGGCAGTGGCATCCAAGTCTTCCTAATGGCCCTCATCACAATTT ttattgCTATGCTTGGCATGTTGTCGCCGGCTAGCCGTGGTGCGTTGATGACCGCAGCCATATTCCTCTATGTTTTCATGGGTCTCATTGCGGGTTACTACTCAGCACGTTTATACAACACCATGAAAGGGAAACAATGGAAACAGGCCGCATTTCTCACAGCTACATTATATCCAGCAATTGTGTTTGGCACATGtttctttttaaactttttcattATGGGAAAACATTCCAGTGGCGCAGTTCCATTTTCCACCATGATGGCGTTATTATGTTTGTGGTTCTGCATCTCTTTGCCATTAGTGTATTTGGGGTACTACTTTGGATGTCGTAAGCAACCATTCCAACATCCAGTAAGAACTAACTTTATTCCAAGGAAAGTCCCTGAACAAGTTTGGTacatgaatatatttatttg tatttTGATGGCTGGCATTCTACCGTTTGGGGCTGTATtcattgaattatttttcattttcaatgcTTTGTGGGAAAACCAATTTTATTACCTGTTTGGATTTTTGTTCCTCGTTTTTTGTATATTGGTGGTTTCTGTATCACAAATATCCATTGTAATGGTTTATTTCCAACTCTGTGGAGAG GATTATCATTGGTGGTGGAAGAGTTTTATTGTTTCGGGTGGTTCTGCAGTGTATATTTTGATATActcaatattttactttttcacaAAATTGGAAATCACCGAATTTATACCAACATTGCTGTATATTGGATACACAG GACTTATGGTATTAACATTTTGGCTTCTGACTGGCACTATTGGATTTTTCGCAGCATAcacttttataagaaaaatttATGCAGCAGTAAAGAttgattaa
- the LOC124646255 gene encoding carbonyl reductase [NADPH] 1-like, producing MYKMETKVAIVTGGNRGIGFEIVKGLCQKFDGAVYLTARNEERGRQAVEKLQDLGLKPLFHILDVTCEKSIQDLATHIATHHSGIDVLVNNAGILDFDKAISSHEDAKKLIDTNFMSLLTISKILYPLLSNTARIINISSDWGLLSNIRKQVWLDTLVKEDLTVEEILEFVNELLRAAKNGRSSFVSMAGHFGDYKVSKVAMSALTFVQQRQFLAQGKDISINCVHPGFVMTDMTKGMGDFTPERGARAPLYLALEAPQSLKGAFIWHDCHHVNWDD from the coding sequence ATGTACAAAATGGAAACCAAAGTAGCAATAGTAACTGGAGGCAACAGAGGCATAGGATTCGAAATAGTGAAAGGGCTGTGCCAAAAGTTTGATGGTGCTGTGTACCTTACTGCTAGAAACGAGGAAAGAGGACGACAAGCCGTTGAGAAATTACAAGATTTAGGCCTAAAACCTCTATTCCACATACTGGACGTCACATGTGAAAAAAGTATTCAAGATTTAGCTACACACATCGCAACACATCACTCTGGAATCGATGTTTTGGTAAACAACGCCGGCATCCTAGACTTCGATAAGGCTATCTCATCTCACGAAGACGCCAAGAAACTCATCGATACCAACTTTATGAGTTTGTTGACCATTTCTAAGATATTATACCCTCTACTTTCCAACACAGCCAGAATAATAAACATTAGCAGTGATTGGGGCCTATTATCCAACATACGCAAACAAGTCTGGCTAGACACATTGGTTAAGGAGGACCTTACGGTTGAAGAAATATTAGAGTTTGTAAATGAGCTGTTGCGAGCAGCTAAAAATGGTAGGAGTTCATTTGTTTCGATGGCAGGGCATTTTGGAGATTACAAAGTGTCAAAAGTGGCTATGTCAGCACTAACATTTGTACAGCAACGGCAGTTTCTGGCACAAGGCAAAGACATTTCCATTAACTGTGTCCACCCtggatttgtaatgactgaTATGACAAAAGGAATGGGTGACTTCACTCCAGAGCGAGGGGCACGGGCACCTCTGTACTTGGCCCTGGAGGCGCCCCAGTCACTCAAAGGAGCGTTCATTTGGCATGACTGTCATCATGTTAATTGGGATGACTAA